AAGAGCGTGCCAGTGAAAATAACGTCCCTGCTTACACCATTTTTGCTGACCGCACCTTGCAGGATCTGGTACGGCATCCTCCGGCAACAATGGCAGATTTAAACCAGATTTATGGACTGGGAGAAAGTAAAATCAGGAATTTTGGTGCTGACATACTTTCCATATGTCGCGAATGGGCACAAAAATAGTTCATACATGAGTACCACCGAACTCACGGTTAAATATCGCTGTTTATACTATCCACCTTCTCTCATACGTTCATCATTCTACCTTTAGTATCTTATCCATATACGAATGTTCGATATTTATGAACTTGTCGAGATCGGTGTTTATTTCCTCAATATCTTTTACGCATTAATCGTTGCTTTTTTAATTTGATTATCCGCAGTAATTTCACCTTGCATCCGCCAGCACGCTTTTAGCTTCGTTTAATGCCTATCTGCAACTTAACTGAACAGAATAGTTCTATCACCATTATCTGATTGTTACCCTATCATTTCATTCTTTCTTGGCAGTCTTTTGCTTTTTTTAAAGCACTCACGCTTCCGACCGGCTGATTCGTGCGCCAACGCCCCATGGCTGCAACAACAACTTGAATCACCTTTTCTGCTCGATATCTAGGTACTTTATCCTATGCTTCTTTCATTATGCAAGAAATGACTATTTTTTACACAGCACTTTCATTTTTCTAAATATATGATTTTTATAAATTAAATATCAATGTCAACCTTATTTGATGCGTTATATCAAATAACAGTAAAAAATGATGCTTTATTCAACATACCAATCCCATATATAGTAAAAAAAGTGTCTATAAATAAAATTTAATACTAAATATAGTATTTTTAAGGTTTATACATCTTAACAGGCCCAATTGTTATACCGGAAAGATAAGCAGTAACTGCTGCCTGATGCTACCGGCAGCAGTAGAAGGACTATCAACATGAAACCTATTGTAATTAAGAGAGATGGTTGCCGCGTTCCCTTTGATGCGGCGCGAATTCAAGATGCCGTAGAGCGTGCCGCCTGTGCCGTGGACATTACCGACATTGCCTATTGCGCGCAGGTAGCTGCACAAGTGGGCAGCCTCATGGCTAACCGTGAATGTGTGGATATTCATGATATTCAGCAGGCAGTAGAAGACCAGTTAATGGCCGGTCAGTATAAAGAACTGGCACGAGCCTATATTGAATACCGTCATTCGCGCGATGTTGCGCGCGAATCTCGCGGACATCTCAATCGCGAAATTCAGGGTTTGGTAGAACAAACCAATTTCAGTCTGCTTAACGAAAATGCGAACAAAGACAGCAAGGTGATTCCCACCCAGCGCGACCTACTGGCTGGCATTGTGGCCAGACATTATGCTCAGCAACACCTGTTACCGCGCGATGTGGTATTAGCACATGAGCGGGGAGAAATTCATTATCACGATTTAGACTACGCACCGTTTTTTCCAATGTTCAACTGCATGTTGATAGATCTAAAAGGCATGCTGACCAACGGATTTAAAATGGGCAATGCTGAAATCGAACCTCCTAAATCTATTGCCACAGCTACCGCTGTTACCGCACAGATTATCGCGCAGGTGGCTAGCCACATTTACGGTGGCAGCACCATAAACCGGATTGATGAAGTGCTGGCACCTTTTGTCCGTACCAGCTACGACAAACACTTTGCCGTAGCTCAGGAATGGCAGATTGCCAATGCTGAAGACTACGCCCGTACTCGCACCGAAAAAGAATGCTACGACGCTTTTCAGTCACTGGAATACGAAGTCAACACCTTGCATACTGCTAATGGTCAGACTCCTTTTGTCACTTTCGGCTTTGGTCTGGGCACCAGCTGGGAAAGCCGGCTGATTCAAACCGCTATTCTGCGCAATCGATTAGCCGGACTGGGCAAAAATGGCAAAACGGCTGTCTTTCCAAAACTGGTTTTCAGTATTAAAGACGGCGTGAACCACAAAGCGTCAGACATTAACTACGACATCAAGCAACTGGCTCTCGAATGCGCCTCCAAACGTATGTATCCGGATATCCTGAACTACGAGCAGGTTGTAGCTGTGACTGGTTCCTTCAAAACGCCAATGGGCTGCCGCAGCTTCCTCAGTCGTTATGAAGAAAACGGTCAGGAAATTCATGAAGGACGAAATAATCTGGGCGTAATCAGCCTGAACCTGCCACGTATTGCCATCGAAGCCAAACACGATGAAGCACGGTTCTGGCAACTGCTGGAAGAGCGCCTGCAACTTTGCCGCAAAGCCCTGATGACCCGCATTGCCCGTTTTGAAAACGTCAAAGCACGAGTGGCACCGATTCTGTATATGGAAGGAGCCTGCGGCGTGCGTCTGCAAGCCGATGAACCCGTAGCACATATATTCAAAAATGGCCGTGCCTCCATTTCTCTGGGCTATATCGGCCTGCATGAAACCATCTATGCCCTCTACGGCAGCGATATCCATGTGTTTGACAGTGACAACCTGCGTCAGAAAGCCATAGCCATTGTCGAGAAACTGCGCCGTACTGCCGACCAGTGGAAAACTGAGACCGGCTATGGCTTCAGCCTTTACAGCACTCCGAGCGAAAACTTGTGTGACCGCTTCTGTCGTCTTGATACTGCTGAATTCGGCGTAATTGACGGTGTAACCGACAAAGGCTACTACACCAACAGCTTTCATCTAGATGTAGAAAAAAAAGTTAATCCGTACGACAAAATCGATTTCGAAGCACCCTACCCAAAAATGGCCAGTGGTGGCTTCATTTGTTACGGCGAATACCCTAATCTGCAACACAATCTCAAAGCATTAGAGGACGTATGGGATTACAGCTACCGTCATGTACCTTATTACGGCACCAATACGCCCATCGACGAATGTTATGAATGCGGTTTTAGTGGTGAATTTTCCTGTACCAGCAAAGGCTTTGTCTGCCCCAAATGCGGCAACCATGATCCGGCACGCGTATCCGTCACCCGACGTGTCTGCGGCTATCTCGGTAGCCCCGACGCCAGACCGTTTAACACCGGCAAACAGGAAGAAGTGAAAAGACGAGTCAAACATCTCGGCCAGCAGTGTGGTGCTCTGTAAACATGAATTACCATCAGTACTATCCGGTAGATGTCGTCAACGGTCCTGGTACGCGCTGCACCTTATTTGTTGCTGGCTGCGAACATAAATGCCGCGGCTGCTATAACGCAACCACATGGCGAACCGACTCCGGCAAGCCATTTGACCAGCAGTTGGAAGACCGCATCATCAGCGATCTTAACGACACACGTATTATCCGGCAGGGACTGTCACTCAGCGGTGGCGACCCACTGCATCCACATAACCTTAGCGCTATTTTGCATCTGGTGAAGCGAGTGCGGCAGGAAACAGAGCATAAAGACATCTGGCTTTGGACCGGCTATACACTGGCAGAACTATCAGTAGCGCAACAAGAGGTGGTAGCAGAAATAAACACCTTGGTTGATGGTAAATTCATAAAGGAACTGCGAGATCCAGCATTAATTTGGCGTGGAAGTAGCAACCAGCAGATTCATTATCTGCGCCCAGCGTGATTCTTAATTCAGCATCGTTGAGATGCGCATTATTCAGCGCATCTCAACGATGCTTTTAAACAAACACTACAAATAAATTCTATTAATAAACCATCAACTTAGCCTGCAATACCAGTTCCTCCCTGCCAAATGTAGCGGAAATTGGCATAAAATTTGCCTTCGCTGAATAAATTTTTGGGATAATTTACGCTTCATTTTGCTTACAATCGCGAATTTAACTCTACCATAGTGCTATTTCCCTCAATTGATACAGCACATATTTACCCAAATAAACCCTAGCCTACACCGTCTGCTTCTATGCTGTGTCTATAACCGACAACCGACCAGCAACAGAACCCAAACGGTTTTTACGCACTGACACGGACACCACCGATGAGCATAATTGATTTAACCGCCAAACGCGCTGAAACACAGGCCATGCTAGATACAGCAGAGCTGCTGTTTGACCGCAACACCTGTGAAGCGAAACTGGAACAGATGGCTGCGGACATCACAGCCGCACTCAGTGACAAATATCCACTGGTATTACCGGTAATGGGTGGCGCAGTAGTATTTACTGGGAAATTATTGCCATTGCTGCGTTTTCCATTGGATTTTGACTATATTCATATTTCACGTTATGGCGATAAACTGCAAGGTGGTAACTATCAGTGGCTGAGAGCACCACAAAACGCCGTAGTTGGACGCCATATACTGGTACTGGATGATATTCTTGATGAAGGGCATACACTAGCAGCCGTTAAAAAACAGATACTGGAAATGGGTGCAGCCAGCTGCGCCACCGCTGTATTTGCCAATAAACTGATTGATAAAGACAAGCCGATTACAGCTGATTTTGTCGGACTGGATGTCCCCAACCGTTACGTCTTTGGCTATGGCATGGATGCTGAAGGAAAATGGCGCAATCTAGATGAAATTTACGCGCTGGCAGAAAATTAGTAACTTTGTAGCAAACAAAAACTCTTCGTTATAATTTGCCACTATCTGGATATTAGAATTGGAAAATAAAATATTTTGGCTAAAAATATGGTAATAAAATATTAAGTACTAACAGCCACCAACTCAAATTTTAAAATCATCATTCTAATCTTTCCCTCAACTAATACCCGTAAATTCAAGCTACTATATTCAATTAGCTTATCAGGTCTGTGCCTGATAAGCTGCTTATAATATGTAAAATCTGGCCAGATATAAAATATAAAATCAGCAGCAATCTTTATCCTAAGCGCTAAAATTAATTCTACCGTAACAGCATGCCAATCAACTGTAAATCAATTACATGCAAAAACTTGAGCTAATAAAAAAATTCTGCAAGCTATCGCTTAAATCTAAGCGTATAGAAGATTCAATCTAATTATTAATAATTAATATATCCAATCAGCATTTACACAAGGAGTATCAAAATAAAAAACCAGTATGGATCATAAAGCCAATATAAAACTGCTCATAAAGTGAATTTTTTTATGCAGATTTAGATAAAAATTTTAATTTTAAATTTTTAGCATATTTCAGCTATATTTATATAATAACATTCACTATTATGCAAACAGCAATACATAATAATCAAATAATATAAATATTTATATTATTCATATTATTTTTTTACATTAGTCAGTCTGCTCAATCTATAATTACATTAATTAGTAAATCATAATATTTATTTAACACATTCTTGACAAATATAAATATCCGACAGTATGATGGCCGAGCCGTATTCA
This portion of the Snodgrassella alvi genome encodes:
- the nrdD gene encoding anaerobic ribonucleoside-triphosphate reductase; this translates as MKPIVIKRDGCRVPFDAARIQDAVERAACAVDITDIAYCAQVAAQVGSLMANRECVDIHDIQQAVEDQLMAGQYKELARAYIEYRHSRDVARESRGHLNREIQGLVEQTNFSLLNENANKDSKVIPTQRDLLAGIVARHYAQQHLLPRDVVLAHERGEIHYHDLDYAPFFPMFNCMLIDLKGMLTNGFKMGNAEIEPPKSIATATAVTAQIIAQVASHIYGGSTINRIDEVLAPFVRTSYDKHFAVAQEWQIANAEDYARTRTEKECYDAFQSLEYEVNTLHTANGQTPFVTFGFGLGTSWESRLIQTAILRNRLAGLGKNGKTAVFPKLVFSIKDGVNHKASDINYDIKQLALECASKRMYPDILNYEQVVAVTGSFKTPMGCRSFLSRYEENGQEIHEGRNNLGVISLNLPRIAIEAKHDEARFWQLLEERLQLCRKALMTRIARFENVKARVAPILYMEGACGVRLQADEPVAHIFKNGRASISLGYIGLHETIYALYGSDIHVFDSDNLRQKAIAIVEKLRRTADQWKTETGYGFSLYSTPSENLCDRFCRLDTAEFGVIDGVTDKGYYTNSFHLDVEKKVNPYDKIDFEAPYPKMASGGFICYGEYPNLQHNLKALEDVWDYSYRHVPYYGTNTPIDECYECGFSGEFSCTSKGFVCPKCGNHDPARVSVTRRVCGYLGSPDARPFNTGKQEEVKRRVKHLGQQCGAL
- the nrdG gene encoding anaerobic ribonucleoside-triphosphate reductase-activating protein, with the translated sequence MNYHQYYPVDVVNGPGTRCTLFVAGCEHKCRGCYNATTWRTDSGKPFDQQLEDRIISDLNDTRIIRQGLSLSGGDPLHPHNLSAILHLVKRVRQETEHKDIWLWTGYTLAELSVAQQEVVAEINTLVDGKFIKELRDPALIWRGSSNQQIHYLRPA
- a CDS encoding hypoxanthine-guanine phosphoribosyltransferase, whose protein sequence is MSIIDLTAKRAETQAMLDTAELLFDRNTCEAKLEQMAADITAALSDKYPLVLPVMGGAVVFTGKLLPLLRFPLDFDYIHISRYGDKLQGGNYQWLRAPQNAVVGRHILVLDDILDEGHTLAAVKKQILEMGAASCATAVFANKLIDKDKPITADFVGLDVPNRYVFGYGMDAEGKWRNLDEIYALAEN